The Hordeum vulgare subsp. vulgare chromosome 4H, MorexV3_pseudomolecules_assembly, whole genome shotgun sequence genomic interval tatatacacatgatcattgccatgaatatcgcataactatccgcttttctatcaattgtccaacaataatttgtttacccaccatatgatgttttcatgagagatgccactagggaaaactatggcccccgggtctattcaccatatatttacaaaaccttcagtaccttgctgccattagcttgttttcattttattttgcaatctaatattatctacacatctcacttgcttgcaaataacgagaccaagggggttgacaaccctcttgcccgcgttgggcacaagttgtttgttcttttgtgtgcaaccgctgaagacggttgttgttgatattcctattgattcgataaaccttggtttcataactgagggaaatacttacccacattgtgctgcgataacccgttcctcttcatggaaaacccaacacagatcacaagtatcaggaaggatttctagcgccgttgtcggggaatatcatcaccaactaccaagtaacttcacacaaattttcattcacttgttcctatttttattttctggtatatttagtttgtctcataaaaaaacaaaaatatcgaCCTttacttgtcactagtttgcatctttgctctctagtttacttgcctagctatgTTATTTTTATCGTTGTCACACCAAACCAGAAAGTAAAATGCAAAGATTAAGATAAAtgaatcctcatccactagctatctTTTCAAAAGACTTGTTTATGTTGAAATAATGCTAGTGAGAGtgcctagattatctttatgaggtcttgcttgaaaatcatgaatccaaaaattgtgaaatttacaaagtgattcatgatagtttcTTGAATGAAAGGCATGATTGTTATATttctgaatttgaatatgatcctacatgtagtcATCATGAGAGAGGcgaatatggttatagaaattttcatgttactcacttaccgctcttgatattcaaattgttaatgcttcactcttcctacttgcttatgctagacacttcttgacttcttgtcttgataaattgtttACCTATAAAatttctatgcataggaagtaagttagacttaaatgttcttgtcacatgttttatgatgtTCTCTTTGTGATTtagttcttgtcttttatgtgagcatcttaatggctataaagaaagagcttgttgggagacaacccaaaaattatcatttatttctgtttgtttgtgataacatgattgttgctactataatgattgtgtttttatgttgtaattagtgtttgtgacaattaaagcctttggggtgctttgtatgatgagtagacgatgcaaaaacaaaaactttgatgtctagtgcagaatttctctaattttactaGACATCTTTTTAAGAtgaatttttacacagtatttctgTACATTCGTGAGGTCGTCCtactttttcagaattttttgagttacagaagtatgtaaATTAAATGTATTTttatagactattctgttttaggcagattttgttttttgcttgcatagtttgcttgttttgattatgttatggattgtatcgaggggtataacccatggagaagttagaatatagtaacttatgctaaaataaaataataatcaacttataactgtacctaaagtatttgatatgttgcttatactaatggatctcatgaaattttgttgagttttatgtgattgaagttttcaagttttgggtattatcccgatcgATAAAGGAATGAGGAGCAACAAAAGCCtaaattggggatgcccaaggtacccgaaggtaatattcaaggaagactcaagcgtataagcttggggatgccccagaaggcatcccctcattcatctcaatccattggtatgtcacttggagctacatcttTATTCATaatatgatatgagttttgcttggagcgtcattttcttttgcttacttTTACTTTCActttgccacaatcatcatttgctagacacacctatttgagagagacagaccatcatcataatttgttagaatactctatgtgcttcacttatatcttttgagcttagtagttgctctggtacttcacttatatctttttgagaacaACGGCAtgcagattttatagaaatattatgctctcattcttcacttatgttTGTTTGAGATTAaaataaatagtgacggtaatttgcatgggtcataagactagaccaaaaataataggtgttcaatgagtgataattaaaaccatcatgtagcacatatagagaaattatgggttaatgatattgatgcgatgatatgaaaaaggtgtgagtgcattattattaattcaaagaggtgttgatattaagagatgttaacttCTTGTTCGTCTAAAAATTTAAAAAGGcacggtgatgatgtgtgagcatttctattcctcgttgaaatcctagtgttgtttcgggtcGGGATTCACGATGCTTAACTCCTACCaccccctccctcggggcatgcgattagtactttgatttgtgataaaactaataaatttttgcaatatgtatatgagttctttataattataagtgcatctagtgccccttagtgatttttgtgtatttaagacttataggttaagggactaatatgtttgtgagtgtacacatgccttATAAGTCGCTGGGGAGTTTGAGGTATTTGAAGAATTTTGACCccaaaaaatgaatgtcttcaactaAATACTTTGATACTTTCCTCAAGATTTTTaaattgaggaatttggtgtgtccttgaagatattgatgcgaggatgttgaagcatgaagacttttgttttcctagtttcatttcctttatttttagtcataggaacaccgtgccgttaaagggggtcgaggtaatactaaggaatttatttccaagtgatgctcatctcaaagcctacacataaccaatccttcgagtgaagcctttggaaatctcttgcacttcagtcaatttcttcagttaCAGAGACGAAGCTCTTCTAGTCTGTGAGGAAATTGTTCTAgctgaggagttaggattttgcTAGTGTGAATTTCCTACAAGTGAGAAACATGATAGATATGAGGATTTTCGTAGTTCGAAAATTCAAATCGTTGTTATGCTTTGCGCGAGTTGTCCCAAAACCAAAACCCTAAAGCAGGAttgttcttcacctgcttatctgtTTACACGCTATGCGTATGTTTCTTTTCATCGTGATAAATATGATGCTGCTATGTATCACATGCAATTGAGTACTTATTAGGCAGCTTGTATTTCGCCGCTTAGCAAATTTCCCCAAAGGTCTTTCGGTGTGCAATTGGTCCCCACCCATGTGGAACACCATTCCACCAAGCCGTCTTCCGTTGCTCGCACCTGTCCGGGAGCCCTCATGGCAATGTATatttgctcaacataataatactgaacaccTTTATTAACGCATAGGAATTAGCGCTACCCATagattaattcaacataatacaagggggccagtgctgatggcgtTGGCCCCAAACGGGCAGACCGCGGGGCCACCGTGGGGGAACTcgtggtttggttttactcgtaatGCGACCcttccggtcgtgtcctgagaacgagatacgcggatcctatcaggttcgtcgacacgtttggtggccttgctggatttgttttacctttctcgaacgtcttgtgcactCGGATTTCGAGGAAaccttgggctatctcgaggttgaggttttccaccgcaGCTTgcggctagtttgtgatggatgagttggagcacccctgcagagttaaatctttctgagagtcgtgcccgcggttatgttgcaacttggaaatttgtttaacacccggtcatagcaaacttgaagtaaactcaaattaAAATACATCAACCGTGTGCCTAAACGTGACCATCTCTTCTCctgaggtttgaaccaagaaggggAACAcactggggttatgtttgactcgtaagtaggtgttcaagatcatttcttgatcattactagttcacgtcAGTTTATAcgtagatcactcttcttattcttgtcctcgtaagttagtcactcaaataaatgcttagtgattgctgcagcctcaccacttaaccatacttcatccactaagctttgctagtcttgatccctttaaaaatgagattgttgagttcatgtggctcacagattactacaacaacagttggagGTACAGGTAATGCGATGGCTTGACGTGAGAgggatgcttgtttgatttggaattcttcttcttcttcgttgaacataggatgggttccaggccggcagtctgAAATAGCAAGATGGATGTcgtttttatcgtttgatttcgtccgtagtcggactctggttttatgtatgatgattgtattgatatgatcatgatttagcttgtgacgagtgtaagccaatttcatatattcatctcctctttacatgtacttgtaatgattccctttcttgtgaaacgacgacatGCACTTTTATCCATATTGAGACCCTTGAAGCAAAATAagaatatgatcgcatcttgaacGTCACAGTCCTATACTAAAGAAACTTGGAGTTCCAAAAGCTGAAAAGCCATGCCTTTAGTTTGATAATCTTAGTGCTAATTATCTGTCTACCAATCCAACATTTCATGCAAGAACAAAACATATTGAGATAGAATTTTATTTTGTTAGAGAACATGTTGTCAGTAAACAGTTAGAGATTACATTAATTCCTTCCAACGATCAGCTTGCAGGTAGTTTACGAAAGCATTGCCAACCAGAGGTATATAAACTGTTATTATCTCTTCTTTGTAATCCACGTGCCGCGgggggccggggggggggggggggggtggaattCAACCAGTCCGGATGTAGATGCTATTGGAACATTGGTTAAACACTAACTATCTTCTGATAAAATGGTTTGTTACAGGTTTATCTAATTTTATTCAGGTCATCTGATCTTATAGTGACGCTCCGATCAAGCTCTCCTATAAGGACCGGTGAGAGCTTATAGCCCATCATCTTTGCCGGCCAGATACCCATCGTCGAGGTCGCCAAATCATCTTAAAGCAGAAGAAACCTCTGAGAGCCCCATATTGCTCAAAACAGAAGTGTTCTGTTTCCTCATCACAGAGGACGATCCAACCAGCCCCTGGTTAAGCAGTGCTTGAATGCTAGTTTCTTGAATTGATCCCTCAGATGCAACATAACTTTCCGTAATGGCACTTTCAGCTGGCCCTGACGCTATAGGGTAGCCTGCAAGCTCACTTTGTGCTGCATCAACAGATTTGAGCAGCAAAACTTTTGGCCTGTTCGGATGCCCCCTAGCAGCCTTCTcccattctcctcttgttgttggAGTGACTCTAGGGTCAAGAGTGACCTCCTTGAGATGTTTGAGATATTCTATTTTGAGGTCAGAAAGGCCATGTAGATCTTTACAGAGCAGCTGGAGTGTGACAAGGAATGGCAGCGCCCCTTCTTCTATTGTGGGGAAAGTTGGACATTGCAGTTCCAAAGAAAGGCGTAGAAGCCTGCAGAACGCCCGGTCTCTTGCGATGAACTTCTCGAGATCATGAGCAACCAGTTTCAAGTACTGCAGGTAGTTCAAATTACTCAAAGCTTCAAGAACACCGGTTGTCAATTTAGTAGACGAAAGGCATAACTCCCTGAGGCCCCGAAGTGACACAACAAACTGAGGTAGTGCAGCCAAGTCACCGTGCAATTTCAGTGAGCTGAGGTAGCAGGGTCCTTTTAAGGAATTCAGGAGCTCTTCACAGCATTTGCTGAAATGAAGCGATAAAGAGCGAGAACCAACATTTGCCTGCTTTTCATCCTCAATGAACTGCTGAATGACCTCCTTAAGATGAGTTCGGTCAGCGCAGCCTGCAGGCGACTCACACGAAATCTTCACCTTGCTCAGTTTATTCATATAACACATAAGATGCAGGAACCCTCCACTTCCGTCAGTAACAAATCCTGCTAGCGTTTCTAAGTTACTTTTTCCTTTGGAGAGAAACTCATGTACTTCACTTTTTGGCTTGACCATATCTGTAAGCTTAAACTTCCCAAATAAGTGAATTAAAGACGGCAACTGGAAGACTTCTACATGCAGTATCTGTATCTTTGTTCTCCTTACATCAAGTGATACCAAATGTTTCAGTTTAACAATATCTCTTGGAATTGTGGTAACACCACCTCCAAGGCTCAGATATTTCAGAAGCAGCAGGTTGCATATGTCTTTGACATGATCATCCTTCAACTCCTCACATTTTTCAAGATCCAATACTCGCAGAAGATGGTACTTGCTGAGGTCCAATACAGTTTGACTTGCCTTCCCGAAGATTGCTAGAGACCGGACAAGTGATAAATCAACGTTGCTGAAGCTGTCAGCATCTGTAGCAGAGCTCTCATGGAGAGAAAGCCGACGAACGTATTTGGGCTCTATCTTGTCATTGCAAAACAAGGTAACGAAGTTCTGAGAGATGGACATGTGCAAAATGAACTCACGCATCATGCCATATGTTTGACAAGTCTTCACATTATCATTGTTGCTCAAGTTGATTGGCTCAATGATGTTTCGATCTATGAGGGCATTGAAAGCAGCTATGGGATCCGGGGAGCTCGGCGAAGGTTGCGGTTCTACAAATCCCTCAGCAAGCCATCGTCTCAAAAGACTTTTCTTCCTGATGGGACGATTACTTGGGAACATACCGAAATATAGCAAGCAGGCTTTGAGAGCATGGCTAGGCAGAGTGGTGTAGTTATGAATCAGCACACCTCGCATTTTTTCAAAGCTCTTGTCATTCTCCAGGTGATAACCTATCTGGGTGCAGATATCTTCACAGCTAGGTCCTGTTGGCCAACCCTTTGCTTGCAAGAATTCACCTATTGTCACCAGCGCAAGAGGTTGGCCGTCACATTTCTTCAAAACTTCTGCTGGATCAGGCTGCTTGTAACATGAATATTTGTCTGGACAAGCTTTCTTGGTGAACAACTGTTTCGAGCATATTTTATCAAGTCTGCTCATCTTGTGAACATAGCCATTACTAGAACTGCAGGCATTAGCTACTGACTGAATAGTTGTCGTCACCAGTATTCTGCTGCTAATACCCTTATCTGCTGGCAAGGCAGATTTGATGGTTTTCCACTGATCTTCTGTTCGAATGTCATCGATCACAATGAAATATCTGAAAGACAGATCATGAAGAGAAATAAGTAACACAAATCTGTGGCAGATAAAGGAGAGAGATGTTTCTTGAAATTATAGGTGCAAAGGCGAAATGAATCAGGCAAAGCCCGAAGTCGATTACCTCTTCTTCACCAGCTGTTGTTTGAGTTCTGCGCAGAGTTGGCCGACATCGGAGGTCTCCAGCACACTTTTCCCCTGGCAAGAAGGAGCGTCGGAGCTAAGTTTCCGGAGCATGTCCGCCAGCACCTCCCGTGGGCTCCTGAGCGCCGCATAAACCCACGCGTGCTTCTCAAATCTCTCGCTGCGGGTTTCTCTGTTGTACACTTCCGCGGCGAGGGCGGTCTTCCCCAAGCCGCAAAACCCGACGACGGCGATCACCTTCAGCCGGCTGGGCTGCCCCTCAGCCAGCTGCTCCAGCAGCTCCGCGAGGGGCTCGTCGACGCCGACGAGATCAGCGTCAAGGATGCGCGGATCGGACGGGCAAGAGGGTGATTCATCCACCGGCTGGGTGGCAGAGGAGGGCTGGCCGCCGGCGGGGAAGTCGGCCGCGTACCTCTGCTTCCGGTCGTGCGCCTCCTTGGCCATCTGCCTGAGCCGCTGCATCTCCCGAGCGAGCTGCGCACTGGTCTTGAGCGCCTTGGGGGGCCGAAGCCGGACGCTCCGGCGGAAGAAGGACGCCTGCTGCTCCCAGGTGGCGCGATACGCGAGGCCGTCGATGCAGTCCTCTATGCCGTGGGCCAGCTCGCGCAGGTCCTGGATCGACAGGcgcgcggcggcggaggaggaggccgccgagagctcgtcgtcgtcgatggcgCCGACGATCATGCGGAGCTCCTTCACGAGGAACTTGATGTCGCTCTTGACGCCCTTGTGCAGCTTGTACTTGTCGTCGATCAGAGCGAAGAGCCTCGGCAGGATGACCTTGATGAACCCGCCCAGAAGAGCCGCCTCCATCTCCTCTCAGCTCGCTGGCCGAGAATGTGGAGAGGGATGGAAGCGCAGCCGAACTGGAAGAGAAGATGTGAAGGAAAGGGGATAGAGGAGAAGAGTGGACTAGAGACTTAGGAGGTGGGGCCCGCCGGTGCCTCGACAGCCCAAAATATCTCCCAACCTTTCTATCGTAGATTCGTTCCGTCGCCGTGGGCGGAGTTTCTCCTCCGTCGTCTTCAACCGGTGCGGCGGTGCCTCCTCCTCTGCCCGGCAGGCCGGCAACCGCACCAACCCAAGCAAGCTAGCTAGCAGGAGGAGCAACCCATCGACTCAGGCAAGCTAGCTTAGCTCCAAACCGAAGCCAGCGGCTGCTCTTGGTCTGGCCGCCGCGCCTCATCTACTCGCATCTAGAGCAGCAGCAGCCAAGccccgccctcgccctcgccgtcaACGAGGCCCGCGCCGGCTGTCGTCCCTATCCCGCTCCAGGCTACATCGATTTGGGGATTTCTGAATTGGTGGGAGGAAGAGGGGATTTCGGCGGTGATAGCGCAGGGCGGAGAGAAGGCTATTCCGACCAGGAATATATCTCCAGGTTATTCATTCCATCCTAATTTTCAACCTCGTGCATTCAATAAAAAGAACTCAGGCTTCGTTTGACAAGGGTGGTTTTCCTGCCCCAAGGAGGTCGAGGATTGCAGGGGATTCGGTGATTCCCTCCCGTTCACCCAATCCCCACTAATCCCTTCCCTTCCTAATTCCCTGCGTTTGATTAAAACTCGGACGATCTCAACGTCTCACCCGATCTCTTCGTTATCTAGTTCCACGAGTAGGACCTGGTGGGTTCAGTTCCGCCTGGAATGAAGGGGGTTGGTGGAGATCGAAGGGTTTGGGCCACTCAAAACCCTGCGCGTCAAACGGTCTGGTCGGGATTTCTGAGGATTACCAGGCCCGCGTGGTTAATTCCCTGCAAACCCTCCCAACCCCCTTCTAACAAACGAGGCCTCAAGGCTGCGACATCCACTTTAAGACTAGTTATAAAGAAAATGTTATACCATTATAGTTAGACAACCGGTATGCGACATCATACTTAGGAGGTGTTTGTTTCGACCAATTCGCACCGTCACCTGTTTACACCGTTAACCACAACCGTTCCAGACGTTTGGAATGGATGCACCGTAATCATCTCCCCCTGTAAACGGTTCCAGAACAAGTCTCGGTCGCTACCACCCACCTCCCCCTGGTAACGAAGCATTACCTTCCCTCACGAGATCGCTCCTCGTCCCCCACGAACCCatccgccgcccccgcccccgccccgtcCTGATTCATCTAGTATGGGAGTTGCCTGTGATCTGCGACATCAATAGATAAGCATGGTGTGCGAATATGTGTTGTTGATCTCCGCATCCGATGCTACTTAGTAATTGATAAGCATGGTATgtgaatgcttgccttttttttgggtgggtgggtgggggggGGGTGTAATTTAGCTTCGTTCATC includes:
- the LOC123447862 gene encoding disease resistance protein RGA4-like, with translation MEAALLGGFIKVILPRLFALIDDKYKLHKGVKSDIKFLVKELRMIVGAIDDDELSAASSSAAARLSIQDLRELAHGIEDCIDGLAYRATWEQQASFFRRSVRLRPPKALKTSAQLAREMQRLRQMAKEAHDRKQRYAADFPAGGQPSSATQPVDESPSCPSDPRILDADLVGVDEPLAELLEQLAEGQPSRLKVIAVVGFCGLGKTALAAEVYNRETRSERFEKHAWVYAALRSPREVLADMLRKLSSDAPSCQGKSVLETSDVGQLCAELKQQLVKKRYFIVIDDIRTEDQWKTIKSALPADKGISSRILVTTTIQSVANACSSSNGYVHKMSRLDKICSKQLFTKKACPDKYSCYKQPDPAEVLKKCDGQPLALVTIGEFLQAKGWPTGPSCEDICTQIGYHLENDKSFEKMRGVLIHNYTTLPSHALKACLLYFGMFPSNRPIRKKSLLRRWLAEGFVEPQPSPSSPDPIAAFNALIDRNIIEPINLSNNDNVKTCQTYGMMREFILHMSISQNFVTLFCNDKIEPKYVRRLSLHESSATDADSFSNVDLSLVRSLAIFGKASQTVLDLSKYHLLRVLDLEKCEELKDDHVKDICNLLLLKYLSLGGGVTTIPRDIVKLKHLVSLDVRRTKIQILHVEVFQLPSLIHLFGKFKLTDMVKPKSEVHEFLSKGKSNLETLAGFVTDGSGGFLHLMCYMNKLSKVKISCESPAGCADRTHLKEVIQQFIEDEKQANVGSRSLSLHFSKCCEELLNSLKGPCYLSSLKLHGDLAALPQFVVSLRGLRELCLSSTKLTTGVLEALSNLNYLQYLKLVAHDLEKFIARDRAFCRLLRLSLELQCPTFPTIEEGALPFLVTLQLLCKDLHGLSDLKIEYLKHLKEVTLDPRVTPTTRGEWEKAARGHPNRPKVLLLKSVDAAQSELAGYPIASGPAESAITESYVASEGSIQETSIQALLNQGLVGSSSVMRKQNTSVLSNMGLSEVSSALR